The Phoenix dactylifera cultivar Barhee BC4 chromosome 9, palm_55x_up_171113_PBpolish2nd_filt_p, whole genome shotgun sequence genome window below encodes:
- the LOC103705542 gene encoding pentatricopeptide repeat-containing protein At2g02750, which yields MRREISKLVSNGRYREALSFYARIHAASIQPDSFTFPFLLKSCGNLQSIPQARQLHAHIIRCGFETHIYTATALTGAYMKLRLLQDALKMFDRIPNPTLPSFNAIISGFSQCGHFEESLRAFKRLRMEGFRPNSVTIASVLPACGTSEQGKQLHGLSIKMGHESDGYVATALLTMYSNCADLGPARRVFALIDEKNIVSYNAMISGFLRNGAFSMALDLFREVTTLHGQQTNSSTLLSILSACSKLLALLLGKQIHCYYLKYEVGDDVKIETALLDMYCKCGSVELADRVFSKIKDRNLVTWNTMISGLLSNGCPEIAMKLFHRLRSEGFKPDMTSWNVLIYGFSQQGNVAEAFRFFSQMQLEGAAHPSLDSITSLLQACSSISDLQHGKEIHCHVIRTRADYGDEYFQTALIDLYMKCGRSLHARRIFGGNERKSGDPALWNAIISGYGKNGENGLALEIFRIMREQKVEPNSATFLVLLSVCSHTGQVEKGWELFKMMSRDYGINPTAKHFGCMVDLLSRAGKLAEAWKLIQEIPEPSASVYSSLLGACGCYSDAALATVMADRLSKLEPKSPTPLVILSNIYAGQGRWNDVGKLRKMMLDRGLYKVPGCSWIGAQELQLT from the coding sequence ATGAGGCGCGAAATTTCGAAGCTGGTCTCTAACGGGCGATACCGAGAAGCCCTCTCGTTCTACGCCCGAATCCACGCCGCTTCCATCCAACCCGATAGCTTTACCTTCCCCTTCCTCCTCAAATCATGTGGGAACCTCCAATCGATCCCACAAGCCCGACAGCTCCACGCCCACATCATAAGATGCGGCTTCGAGACCCATATCTACACGGCCACCGCTCTTACAGGGGCCTATATGAAGCTACGGCTACTACAAGATGCCCTCAAAATGTTCGACAGAATTCCCAACCCAACCCTCCCTTCTTTTAATGCTATCATCTCTGGCTTCTCCCAATGCGGGCATTTCGAGGAATCTCTGCGCGCCTTCAAACGCCTTAGGATGGAAGGGTTCCGCCCGAATTCTGTTACCATTGCGAGTGTGCTGCCTGCCTGTGGAACGTCAGAGCAAGGAAAGCAGCTGCATGGCCTTTCGATAAAAATGGGGCATGAATCGGATGGCTATGTTGCGACGGCGCTCCTGACCATGTACTCAAATTGTGCAGACTTAGGTCCGGCTCGAAGGGTCTTTGCACTGATTGATGAAAAGAATATAGTCAGCTACAATGCAATGATTTCGGGATTTCTACGCAATGGGGCCTTTTCCATGGCTTTGGATTTGTTTAGGGAAGTCACAACTTTGCATGGGCAACAGACCAATTCGTCGACATTGCTTTCTATTCTCTCTGCGTGCTCAAAACTATTGGCTTTGCTGCTTGGTAAACAGATACACTGTTATTACTTGAAATATGAAGTGGGCGACGATGTCAAGATAGAAACAGCTCTGCTTGACATGTATTGCAAATGCGGGTCTGTGGAATTGGCTGATCGGgtattttcaaaaatcaaagacAGGAATTTGGTAACATGGAACACGATGATTTCAGGGTTGCTCTCGAATGGATGCCCTGAAATTGCCATGAAGTTGTTCCACCGGTTAAGATCAGAAGGTTTCAAACCTGATATGACTTCATGGAATGTGCTGATTTATGGGTTTTCACAACAGGGGAATGTGGCTGAAGCTTTTAGGTTCTTCTCTCAGATGCAATTAGAGGGAGCTGCGCATCCAAGTTTAGATTCCATAACAAGTCTTCTACAGGCTTGTTCATCCATTTCAGATCTCCAACATGGCAAAGAGATCCACTGCCATGTCATTAGAACTCGAGCGGATTATGGAGATGAGTATTTCCAAACAGCCCTGATAGATTTGTACATGAAATGCGGACGTTCTCTTCATGCTCGTAGGATATTTGGTGGCAATGAAAGAAAATCAGGCGATCCAGCATTATGGAATGCGATAATTTCTGGATATGGCAAGAATGGAGAGAATGGCTTAGCGcttgaaattttcagaataaTGCGAGAGCAAAAGGTGGAGCCCAATTCAGCTACTTTTCTAGTCCTACTTTCAGTTTGTAGTCATACCGGTCAGGTTGAGAAAGGCTgggaattatttaagatgatgAGTAGAGATTATGGTATTAATCCAACTGCCAAACATTTTGGTTGCATGGTTGATCTATTGAGTCGAGCTGGGAAGCTTGCTGAAGCCTGGAAACTGATACAAGAGATTCCTGAGCCTTCAGCTTCTGTATATTCTTCTTTACTTGGTGCTTGTGGGTGTTATTCTGATGCTGCACTTGCTACAGTGATGGCTGACAGGCTTTCTAAGTTGGAGCCTAAAAGTCCGACTCCTTTGGTGATACTATCCAATATATATGCTGGGCAGGGAAGATGGAATGATGTGGGAAAACTAAGGAAGATGATGTTAGATAGGGGACTCTACAAAGTTCCTGGTTGCAGTTGGATTGGAGCACAGGAGTTGCAACTCACCTAG
- the LOC103705045 gene encoding SNF1-related protein kinase regulatory subunit gamma-1-like has translation MGKDSYKNLLQEEPFKSTMSAIVQGLKHFKGSNCFDCIAAGPISDFGLPFMSYKEARFQILCFLLSHIKRHLTVMDCIKTKVQLIWTQREH, from the exons ATGGGGAAGGATTCCTACAAAAACCTCCTTCAAGAAGAGCCTTTCAAGTCAACAATG TCAGCAATTGTTCAAGGTCTCAAGCATTTCAAGGGAAGCAACTGTTTTGATTGCATAGCTGCAGGCCCTATTTCAGATTTTGGGCTTCCTTTCATGTCATATAAAGAG GCCCGCTTTCAGATTTTGTGCTTCCTTCTATCTCATATAAAGAG GCATCTAACAGTAATGGATTGCATAAAGACCAAAGTTCAGTTGATATGGACTCAGCGAGAACATTAG